One genomic segment of bacterium includes these proteins:
- a CDS encoding glycine dehydrogenase: MDACLSSAELFRRLVDPKKSITATGSKAEKMSYIPHTAEDRSAMLSAIGVASIDELFQNLPTSIRLQDELELPDGWSEMEVRKAFQKMAGKNQTGDKAICFAGMGSYEHYVAAAVNTLLLRSEFYTAYTPYQPEVAQGTLQCIYEFQSLMTRLTGLP; encoded by the coding sequence ATGGACGCGTGTTTATCGTCCGCTGAACTGTTTCGCCGGTTGGTCGATCCAAAAAAATCGATAACTGCTACCGGCAGCAAGGCTGAGAAGATGTCTTACATACCACATACCGCCGAAGATCGCTCGGCGATGCTTTCCGCAATTGGTGTTGCGTCGATCGACGAGCTTTTCCAGAACCTCCCCACGTCGATCCGTTTGCAGGATGAATTAGAATTACCCGATGGTTGGTCTGAGATGGAAGTCCGCAAAGCCTTCCAAAAGATGGCAGGAAAAAACCAAACCGGCGATAAGGCAATTTGTTTTGCTGGCATGGGGAGTTACGAACACTATGTTGCCGCGGCAGTCAATACGCTCTTGCTACGTTCCGAATTCTATACGGCTTATACACCGTATCAACCGGAAGTGGCACAAGGTACACTGCAGTGTATTTATGAATTTCAGTCGTTAATGACCCGTTTGACTGGGTTGCC
- the gcvH gene encoding glycine cleavage system protein GcvH, with protein MNIPNTLKYTSSHEWCKIDGNIATVGLSDYAQSELGDIVFLSLPAIGTEIKAGGTLLTIEAVKTVADMYSPVSGKIVDANTALDSDPQKINQDCYGDGWVVKVEMSDPSEVGKLMDASVYETTLH; from the coding sequence GTGAATATCCCCAACACATTGAAGTACACCAGCAGTCATGAATGGTGCAAAATCGATGGTAACATCGCAACCGTAGGATTATCCGATTACGCCCAATCTGAATTAGGCGATATCGTCTTTCTATCGCTACCAGCAATTGGCACGGAAATAAAAGCCGGTGGCACATTGTTAACAATCGAAGCGGTAAAAACCGTTGCCGATATGTATTCTCCGGTTTCAGGGAAGATTGTAGATGCCAACACTGCATTGGATAGCGATCCCCAAAAGATTAATCAAGATTGCTATGGCGACGGTTGGGTTGTGAAAGTGGAAATGAGCGATCCGTCAGAAGTCGGAAAATTGATGGACGCTTCTGTCTATGAAACGACGCTACACTAA